Proteins found in one Miscanthus floridulus cultivar M001 chromosome 4, ASM1932011v1, whole genome shotgun sequence genomic segment:
- the LOC136548571 gene encoding putative glycine-rich cell wall structural protein 1, which produces MVLPPPFQGSASAVDGNGGGGSSSVTNGLGSVGGIGDVTGGAPTHLTNMAGPCVGQTTGANCSGTTGVAMNGGHCSLRCGLRGSGEEGCGGRRCSGGHGGRRPGA; this is translated from the coding sequence ATGGTGCTGCCGCCGCCGTTCCAAGGCAGCGCGAGCGCAGTCGATGgcaacggcggtggtggcagcagcagcgTCACCAATGGCCTTGGCAGCGTCGGCGGCATTGGTGACGTCACCGGCGGCGCCCCCACGCACCTGACCAACATGGCCGGGCCATGCGTCGGGCAGACGACGGGGGCGAACTGCAGCGGGACGACGGGCGTGGCGATGAACGGCGGCCACTGCTCCCTCCGGTGCGGACTCCGTGGAAGCGGCGAGGAGGGATGCGGTGGTCGGAGGTGTTCCGGAGGGCACGGCGGACGACGCCCTGGAGCATGA